In one window of Micromonospora cathayae DNA:
- a CDS encoding ABC transporter substrate-binding protein, which translates to MRAQWRTLSIGVLAVTLVATGCSPTPDDGGGGEQETRTQTGSVSYDPADNTGPAPAVEGARRGGTVTVLQNADFEHLDPARTYVNRAQMTSGLFQRSLTGYQEDGSGELKVVGDLATDPGKDVDGDCKVWQYTLRDGLKYEDGSPVTSKDVAYGVARSFAPNLNEGPKYIQQWLYPGGVYNATYRGPYDGGKATPDGVETPDDRTIRFTFAEPHCDMPYAAALATTVPVPAAKDTRENYDLRPFSSGPYKVRSYQRDVALELERNPHWDPATDPLRTAYPDAYRFSFGLEAAQAAERLVADAPADQASITWEDVPPAVLSRTTSGPVAERVIKGPTQYTWTLTINTQRVTDLNVRKALNYAVDKDAMLKAIGGQAAGSPATTLMSPTTAGWRAYDVFGAPVTGDPQKAKELLAGKTPSLVLAYANTELRTQQAEAIRKTLTERGFTITTKALDSSSYYDEIGRKDNPYDLYLSGWGADWPTGSTVIPPVYDGREIAPEGNNNLSYVDDPGVSAEIDRIRRLPAAEQDAAWMALDQKIMRELAPVVPCYYDATYELRGSKVGNAFLSDAFGVIQVNTLFVKQ; encoded by the coding sequence GTGCGCGCACAATGGCGGACCCTGTCCATCGGCGTCCTGGCCGTGACGCTGGTCGCCACCGGCTGCAGCCCCACCCCCGACGACGGGGGCGGCGGCGAGCAGGAGACCCGCACCCAGACCGGCTCGGTGTCCTACGACCCGGCCGACAACACCGGCCCCGCGCCGGCCGTCGAAGGCGCCCGCCGGGGCGGCACCGTCACCGTGCTGCAGAACGCCGACTTCGAGCACCTCGACCCGGCCCGCACCTACGTCAACCGGGCGCAGATGACCAGCGGGCTCTTCCAACGGTCGCTCACCGGCTACCAGGAGGACGGCAGCGGGGAACTGAAGGTCGTCGGTGACCTCGCCACCGACCCGGGCAAGGACGTCGACGGCGACTGCAAGGTCTGGCAGTACACCCTCCGCGACGGCCTGAAGTACGAGGACGGCTCCCCGGTGACCAGCAAGGACGTCGCCTACGGGGTCGCCCGGTCGTTCGCCCCGAACCTCAACGAGGGCCCGAAGTACATCCAGCAGTGGCTGTACCCGGGCGGCGTCTACAACGCCACCTACCGGGGCCCGTACGACGGGGGGAAGGCGACCCCGGACGGCGTCGAGACGCCCGACGACCGGACCATCCGGTTCACCTTCGCCGAACCGCACTGCGACATGCCGTACGCGGCGGCCCTGGCGACCACCGTGCCGGTGCCCGCGGCGAAGGACACCCGGGAGAACTACGACCTGCGCCCGTTCTCCTCCGGGCCGTACAAGGTCAGGTCGTACCAGCGGGACGTGGCGCTGGAACTGGAGCGCAACCCGCACTGGGACCCGGCCACCGACCCGCTGCGCACCGCCTACCCGGACGCGTACCGGTTCAGCTTCGGTCTGGAGGCCGCCCAGGCCGCCGAGCGGCTGGTCGCCGACGCGCCGGCCGACCAGGCCTCGATCACCTGGGAGGACGTGCCACCGGCGGTGCTGTCCCGGACCACCAGCGGCCCGGTCGCCGAGCGGGTGATCAAGGGCCCCACCCAGTACACCTGGACGCTGACCATCAACACCCAGCGGGTCACCGACCTCAACGTGCGCAAGGCGCTGAACTACGCCGTCGACAAGGACGCCATGCTCAAGGCGATCGGCGGGCAGGCCGCCGGCAGCCCGGCCACCACCCTGATGTCACCGACCACCGCCGGTTGGCGGGCGTACGACGTGTTCGGCGCCCCGGTGACCGGTGACCCGCAGAAGGCGAAGGAACTGCTCGCCGGGAAGACCCCGTCCCTGGTGCTGGCGTACGCCAACACCGAACTGCGGACCCAGCAGGCCGAGGCGATCCGGAAGACCCTCACCGAACGCGGCTTCACCATCACCACCAAGGCGCTCGACTCCAGCAGCTACTACGACGAGATCGGCCGCAAGGACAACCCGTACGACCTGTACCTGAGCGGCTGGGGCGCGGACTGGCCGACCGGCTCGACGGTCATCCCGCCGGTCTACGACGGCCGGGAGATCGCCCCGGAGGGCAACAACAACCTGTCCTACGTCGACGACCCCGGCGTCAGCGCCGAGATCGACCGGATCCGTCGGCTTCCCGCCGCCGAGCAGGACGCGGCCTGGATGGCCCTGGACCAGAAGATCATGCGCGAGCTGGCACCGGTCGTGCCGTGCTACTACGACGCCACCTACGAACTGCGCGGTTCGAAGGTCGGCAACGCGTTCCTCAGCGACGCGTTCGGCGTGATCCAGGTGAACACCCTCTTCGTCAAGCAGTGA
- a CDS encoding ABC transporter permease produces MLRFIVRRLLVAAVTLTVISLVTFGLFFAVPSSPAKVMCGKNCTAADIAQVEERLGLRDPLPQQYGDFVRGVVVGRTYGHGDFARECPAPCLGYSFRNNQPVTEIIVQRAPVTFSIVGGAAVVWILLGVTLGMVSALRRGTVFDRIAIGVTLTGASMQVYFFGLILLYLLVYATGLLPFPSYTPLTENPLAWAHGLLLPWMTLGFLNSALYARLSRAQMLETLSEDFVRTARAKGLPRRQVYTRHALRAAITPIVTIAGLDIGVALGGTFITETIFGLQGLGKATVEAVQFLNLPVVMATVLLAAVFIVVANIVVDLLYAVIDPRVRLN; encoded by the coding sequence ATGCTCCGTTTCATCGTCCGGCGGCTGCTGGTAGCGGCCGTCACCCTCACCGTCATCAGCCTGGTCACGTTCGGGCTCTTCTTCGCCGTACCCAGCAGCCCGGCCAAGGTGATGTGCGGCAAGAACTGCACCGCCGCCGACATCGCCCAGGTGGAGGAGCGGCTCGGCCTGCGGGACCCGCTGCCGCAGCAGTACGGCGACTTCGTCCGGGGTGTCGTCGTCGGCCGTACGTACGGGCACGGCGACTTCGCCCGTGAGTGCCCGGCCCCCTGCCTGGGCTACTCGTTCCGGAACAACCAGCCGGTCACCGAGATCATCGTCCAGCGGGCCCCGGTCACCTTCAGCATCGTCGGCGGGGCCGCCGTGGTCTGGATCCTGCTCGGGGTCACCCTCGGCATGGTCTCGGCGTTGCGGCGGGGCACGGTCTTCGACCGGATCGCCATCGGCGTCACCCTCACCGGCGCGTCCATGCAGGTGTACTTCTTCGGGCTGATCCTGCTCTACCTGCTGGTGTATGCCACCGGCCTGCTGCCGTTCCCCAGCTACACGCCGCTGACCGAGAACCCGTTGGCATGGGCGCACGGGCTGCTGCTGCCGTGGATGACCCTCGGCTTCCTCAACTCCGCCCTGTACGCCCGGCTGTCCCGGGCCCAGATGCTGGAGACCCTCTCCGAGGACTTCGTCCGGACCGCCCGCGCCAAGGGTCTGCCCCGGCGGCAGGTCTACACCCGACACGCCCTGCGGGCCGCGATCACCCCCATCGTGACCATCGCCGGCCTGGACATCGGCGTCGCCCTCGGCGGCACCTTCATCACCGAGACGATCTTCGGTCTCCAGGGCCTCGGCAAAGCCACCGTCGAGGCGGTGCAGTTTCTCAACCTGCCGGTCGTGATGGCCACCGTGCTGCTCGCGGCCGTGTTCATCGTGGTCGCCAACATCGTGGTCGACCTGCTCTACGCCGTGATCGACCCCCGGGTCCGACTGAACTGA